A stretch of Eleutherodactylus coqui strain aEleCoq1 chromosome 2, aEleCoq1.hap1, whole genome shotgun sequence DNA encodes these proteins:
- the LOC136610803 gene encoding gastrokine-1-like, with protein sequence MKTLVIFTALLGSLLATDNVNVNNQGNVDDNVHQTVNINNQDQVAHINSLNGWNSWDSIFAYRQGVVATRLYGKRMCVVTKMDKSVFPSLEALNNRPVKASSFFKFNVNQVPIANIGIYGVHVEALCRGIPSYSADVNQVNEFDYDCNTGSIFDFGGISFCF encoded by the exons ATGAAAACCTTG GTGATCTTCACTGCTCTCCTTGGATCTCTGCTTGCTACTGAT AATGTAAATGTTAACAATCAAGGGAATGTTGATGACAATGTGCATCAGACTGTGAACATCAACAACCAGGACCAAGTGGCCCACATCAACAGTCTGAACGGCTGGAACTCCTGGGACTCCATCTTTGCATATCGGCAA gGAGTGGTTGCAACACGACTCTATGGAAAGCGGATGTGCGTGGTGACAAAAATGGATAAGAGTGTTTTCCCCAGCCTGGAAGCCCTGAACAACAGACCA GTCAAGGCCTCAAGTTTCTTCAAGTTTAATGTCAACCAAGTTCCCATTGCTAATATTGGCATATATGGTGTCCATGTTGAAGCCCTGTGTCGGGGAATTCCATCCTACTCTGCTGATGTAAACCAAG TGAATGAGTTTGACTATGATTGCAACACCGGTAGCATCTTCGACTTTGGAGGCATCAGTTTCTGCTTTTAA